The Cryptomeria japonica chromosome 2, Sugi_1.0, whole genome shotgun sequence region GAGACATCCTACcgagagaagagatcccaggacttgaaatagccaagatatccaccagagtgctaaaaagaaaaaaattgaataaaatatgcatggagcagaatctggaaataaaactcatatggctggaaagtacacatcacacactttccgaaaatataaagttttcgaaaaacggaggtcggatgttcattctacgtctcctggagtgcgaaaaagagacctcactttgactagaaaaaaaatagtcaaacaacaaaattggaaaaaattaccaacatgaagAGGTCTGGCTCAGAACCAtctttccgatgcctatttgtttttgaaaaaatgactttgtatgcccaatatatgaccaaaaaaccaaatcccccttcaaaacaagaggaaggggtagtctagTGGCTCTGGCGAGCGGAGGTGGCCAGAGAGCGACACTCCGATGGCGGGCTGGTGGCTCCCCAGTGGCTGGGCGGCGGTGTTTGGGTGGCGGCCGAGCTGAGCAGTGGTTTCCGGCAGTGGTGGGTTGTGGTGGCCGAGTGGCGATGCGAGAGCTAGGCCAGGTGGCGACTGAGGTGGCCAGAGTGGCGGTTTCCAGTGGCGGGCCAAGGTGCCAGCGGGGAGCAGTAGGGATGGCCAGAGCAACGGCGGGGGCCAGGGACCAGTAGGCGGCGGGGAGCCAGAGAGACACGGTGGGGGCCACAGGGAAGCCGACAGCGGTGGGACTGCAGGGAGGTCGGCGGCGGCGCTGGGCCGAGCGGCGGCGATCGCAGAGAGGTGCTGGCAGGGGCTGGGGGCCGGGGACCGAGGCCGGTAGGGGGCCGGACTAACAGGTCCGGTCACCGTATGGTGGCCAGACTGTTAGCCTGGTACCCTCCGAAAACTTTtgccccaaaaaaaaaatttctttttttttaatttttttgcaaaaaaaacaatcacctttttttgattttttttccaacattttaacaaaaaatcaaatttcggccTACATgctataaaaaggcaaaaaaataattttttttcaaaaaaaatttctcgaactGCGTGACAGGGTCGTACGgcttggatctgagaaaaaaatattcccaaaggctcaagaaccaaaataggtcaaattttatatgaccataggggttttcaggccttttgagcacgatggtgaggtcagTTTAGgaccaaagtgcttagaaaaaatcctatacctaggtgcataaaaaactttctgaaaccccagatctgcttccaatacaaaaattctcaaaacaagaacaggtagctgtagatctgaagctcttataccatgttggagttgagaaaatacaacaccacaggagcccaaatgatctctgcaagctgaaaaacctgttacaaggagaagcaaggaagcaaattacagaagaaagaaatacatagaaaatatgcccaaaaagagagagctcaatattcacaaaatgtgtaatgtaataatccttcttctttatacaatgaaaagaatgaactcagccattaataggtcaaaaaacactaaaagggaaaacctaggtttgcacatattaattaataaaagaattaattattatgcacctaaagttagcttaagtgtaaaagagataaagggaacttaattaattaaacaaatattgtttaattaatcaagtaaatacccgaatactctaacaccaaccatgctgcaattcctctcaacatttccatcacaacatgatctgcattcccacgtgctccaccattcccatttcctcttcgcgccatctttACGCCAGTCCTCTGGAGCTGCAGGTTGGATCCACAAGCTGCCACCCAAGAATAAAAATCTTCAGGACAAtgcaatctccagaatgaaatGTCTCTCTGATACTACTTGGTGCAGTCACAgataggagggacctcaaggagatcaatccagactgtGCATCAAGAGAAAACACAacgaaagcaagacaagatgatggaggcaatgcaaaattgattgattatatcatgaaaaatgtTTACAATTTGTCTACAACATGCGGGCTACAAGATTCAACTCACTGGCCtaatacaaacatgctcaattacagtctCGATCAATACCGGACCTCTTAACCTCAAGATAGATCTTCCCAGTTATCAAAAGTTACTACTacaagctaaattacattgatttatatgatctagaggGATCCAGTCGCCCTAAGAAGAAACAAACAATAATGAACATGATGCaacatgtaaaaccaccaggtTGGTCTTCACCAATGAaaatcctctggaaaatccaaaggaagaagtatggatcagagggaaggttggccacatgccaaggaatgtcaGAAACAACGAACCGGAGCTTCGCAAGCTATGGAAAGGGTCCGCAAGATtcgccaatagaaaataggtccaagcggttccagtgttctaagccagaaaattgtctcgaaattcggaagcgataacttgccggaaaaaagatccaaacgtcccgtggttcaagaataaggaagataatcatgtttataagcaaaatctagctccgcaagatccggtgagcaaatgaaagaaaacacaaaaaaaaatgctgaaactacaaaatagaaaacaaaactgaaagaaatgtttttggttgatgcaagattgccaagaataggggatgctcctgcatcacatattTTGGTGTCATCTTGTAAAATCTTTCAGAAATCTTCAAGTGGTCCAACTGCATTGACACCTAGATAAAAGATTGTGAAAGTTGTGATTGATGAATTTAATTATGTAGTTGGTGAGGAGTAGAAGATCAAATCAAAAATTGAATTTTTCCATACATTTAAGCATTGGTCCATCCCACAGATACTGGATATAGTGATAATTAGATGAAAAGTTAGGAGGAATGGAGGAAAGAGTTTTATCGGATAGTGCCTAAGGTACTTTCGTTGGTataagaaaaggaagaagttgatgTACAAAATTCTATATGTCCCCTCTcttgttctctccctccctctccatctctttccccctccccctccatctctcaccccctccccctccccctttaTGAAATCTTTCCTTCTATTATCTCTCCCCTCGCCTCCTTATATCTCCCTTCCTTaggtctgtgtgtgtgtgtgtgtgtgtgtgtgtgttcttttatctcttttgtttgctctccctctccctatcttcTCTTTTAGCgctctctctcctctctaggtctctcctttcctttctccctctctccttctcaaCACTCTCTAATATACTCTccccctctcttattctctctctccattgtataggtcatcacctctccctcccaccctctctctcttttctttctagatttctcccttcctccataccactCTATCCATGTCTCATTGCCCACCTCTATCTATCAAACCTCTCTTTCCCTATCTAGGTCTCTTACCTCAgtatctatcccctctctagttctctcccacCCTGTCCACCTCTCTCTTTCCCCCCTTACCGGGCTCTCCCTTTATGAACCATGTCCTTCTCTTCTCTCTCGCCCCTCACTTGTCTATCTCTCCCTTTCCTAAGTCTCTCGCTCCCTCCATGTCAATCTATCCCTCCATCCATTCTTACTCCTCTACTCTTCTACCTCTATCGCCCTCTTCTCTCTCTCACATCACTCTCTCCTCTCTAGGTCTGtccctccctttctccctctctccatctttatctcctaatctcttcttatcctcatctctctccctctcccactctctcgtaTTCTCTCTCTgcattgtctaggttgtcacctctccctcccatcctctctctcccctctctaggtttctccctccctccctctccacctctcgatccatgtctcattacccacctctctctatccccctctctttagctcacccctctctctccctatctaaatctcacccctctctctctccccctccaggTCTCTCAtctgtctctccctccctctccacctctctccctcccctttgaCCCTCTCCCTTAAtgaactctctcctcttctctcctctttttGAGCTCTTTGCAACGATTCTAGATCTCTTCGACCTCTTTGCAACAATTAttgcattataaaatttaataGAAAATGAGATGTTAGAAaaacaaatgaattcaacttcaaACTTACCAATAGAAAAAAAACAAATCCTAAagccaaaaaaaacaaaactactttCCCATAAACTATAAAAACAAAAGCTCATTATGAAGCTTACCTAAGCAAAGCCAACAATTAAAAAAGCTAAAATGACTGCAGCTGATCTTCTATTCTGTCTATTACTGAAATGGCCATTACGTGGAAGCAACATCATGACATCCACATTTGGTCATTTGGGTCCACACTTCCCTGTCCCCTTACAAACGAGTCCAATCGAgccaaggaaagaaacaaaactcaCAGCGAAGATTTTGTGCTGTCCATTCATGCCCATTGCCAATTGgcactatataaatatatatcgtACTCGGTGCATTCATGGTGGCTTTTAAAGCACGCGTTGAATTCCGTAGCATAAAATAACTGAGTTGATTGCTCCTTAGCTGTCGGTGTTGGGGTCAATGGCTTTCTATCGTATTCTTATCATCCCAAAGCACACTTGGAGATGCTAATTGGGTACGtatatttattttcttctttcaaaTAGCACGTCCATACGGCATATATGGTCGGTGGAGTTGAAAAGGCTGTGGGCCTCTGAGATTACAGTTGGCGAGCATAAGTATTTTTGTTTTCCATACCATGGGATCAAATCAAATCACTGTTTCCTATGTACCGTTACCTGCCTTTCACGCGGCTATCTTGAATTTTAGTTTCCTATAAATCCTTGTATGTTTTCCCAAATACCCATCAGAGAAACATAACAATGGAGTTCAAAACTCTGTGCTGCGCAGGATTGATGTTAATGTTCTTCTTCCCCACAGTCTTCTGCTGTGATAGGTGTCTTCACAAATCAAAAGTATCCTATTACTCTTCCTCCCAGACTGTCAATGGTATGTACAAATTTCATGAAAGCTTAAATCTTCTTTCATGGCAGAGTATTTTATCCCTGGATCTGAATGAAAATTCTTCTGTCAATTGCAGCAGGAGCCTGTGGATATGAATCCTTTGCAACAGCCTTGAACCGTGGAAATGTGGCCACAGCGAGCGCCAAAATATATAGGGAAGGTGTTGGATGTGGCGGCTGCTATCAGGTATGAATCAATTGCtcacaatttcttttccttttactTCTGCCTTGGGATCAGGATTGAAACTAAGGCGGTTTAAACTGTTGTTATATTGTGCAGATCAGATGCACAGACCCGGCTATTTGCAGCAAATCGGGGGTGAAAGTTGTGGTTTCAGATTTCACCCGAAGCAATCAGACGGATTTCGTGCTGCCCAGTAGCACATTCTCAATGCTGGCGCAACCCACAAAATCTTCTATGCTTGTGAAAATGGGCATCGTGGATATCGAATACAAACGGTGTGTAATTGGCATTAAATCATTAAATCATGGTTACCCCACTTTTGTAACCTGTCTCCCACAAGTGGATTTTGATGATTTAAAGGGAATTGGATCATTTGACAAGAATCTGTTTTCTTTTTTGGTTCACAGAATGCCATGTGAGTATCCAGGGAAGAACATGACAGTGAAAATAGACAAGATCAGCAATTATCCAAACTTTCTTGCTGTGCAATTTTTGTACCAAGGAGGCCAGACGGATATCATGGGTGTGGAAGTTGCTCCGGTAAGAGACCGCCTTACTCATGACTGTATCTTCAAACCTAAAAGTTAAAGATTAGTGGGTAATGAATTAAATTTGCAAAGTGCAGGTGGGAACTTCAAATTGGAAATTCATGACACGAAACCACGGGGCCGTGTGGAGCATGCAGCAGCCTCCGGAGGGGCCCATGTCTTTAAGGCTTCATGTTACGAGTGGATACGATGGGTTTTGGGTGTGGGCCAAGGGAGCTGTGCTGCCTTCAGACTGGAAGGTGGGCTCTATCTATGACAGTGGAGTTCAGATCAAGGAAATTGCACAGGAAGGCTGTTCTCCTTGCGACTCCCAAGATTGGGACCTCTCGCTGTAATTGAATATAGTTGTAATACAAAAGTTTACATATAATTTTATGAACATTACTGTTTCACACGTCATTGCTTGGGATGTTGTGCTCCTCTGCACTGGTACAAGCTGGAGTGTATGGAACAATAATTCAAAACAAATCTAAAGAAGTACTATGATTTCTTGGCGGTTTGATAAGAGTTGAGGTggcctaattttaaattttagtaGGAGAGTCAATCATTTGATAAGAATAAATCCTTTCGCTATAGAATGTTGGGGATTTTTAAAGAGAGAAAtggggatttttttatttttatgtttcaaGGTTACACATGGAAATTTAGGTTGTCCTTTAAAATGTGCACCTACAATGTTTAGATAGTGCTACCTACTTTTATTGGGAGATGAGTTTTTATAAGTTAAAAAATCTAGATTTTTTTGTTGTCGTTGATGTTCTAATTAAGAATAGGAAAAAAAATGGATGattcatatgatatttcattcattGGTTTAAAAAATATATGTCACTCGAGGAGCATATAGAAAAATTAATGTCTTGGAATCTAAGTCTAAAGTTGAAGTAAAATAGGTAGATTGGTCAAGTACATGGTGAAGTATTGGTATAACACTACCTACCATTTGACAAGATATAAAAGAATTCATTTcaaatgttttatatttttttagcCTTAATCACCTTGAGACTAGATGTTTGTGGAGAAAATGTATGTATAACAATTAACATGTTAGAGGAAATATAGAATGAACTCTCTCACCCCAATCTCTCCCTTGCCATCACATAGTTCTATTAATAtgcttttcattattttatttgaaaGGCTCCATTGTTCCCTAATTTATTTGTGCAACTTTGGCCCAACACATTAAATGATCTGTGACATTAATTATATACTTTGCTCGACTCTTTCTTGGTGGTAAACTTATAAGACCTAGAAAATCAATTAACAACTTCTCACATGGTTCTTATGACAACACATGGGGTTAATAACATCTTGCTCTAATGATTGAGATTTCTAATTCTTTAATAGGTATCACACAAGTGTGTATACTATCATCTCTCCTTTTTCCAATATCTATGTCGTAGTGCCCATTTCTCATCACTAGTGCTCCCCTTGATCCAAATTTGTGTAAAAGTTCTTCCTCATCATCACCCATGCATTTGTTAAGATTCCCAATAATTTAAGCATGGAAATATGGCCAATTTTCTAAGTCAAGTTAAGCTTTCCTTCTTGACATGACTTTCCCCCCAAACTTGCACTCTTTTATACTTTCATTTGGGGTCTCAAACTTCCCTATTTAGGCATGCCTCATGACCACCCCTCGTCTTTATTCCCTTCTCTCATCACTAATGCTCCCCTTGATCCAAATTCATGTGCAAGTTCTTCCTTTTTATACCCCATGTATCTACTATTAGACTCATCCATATCATTATACCCTCCATATCATTATACCTCTCCACCAAGCCCTccttcataagcctttgttgaagAGTCATATTGCCTCTCACCAACATGCCTCCCTTTTGAAATTTGATCCCTTTTAACTTGTGGTATGAGGTACATGGTATTATTGACACCCCAACATTGGCACTCCCACTATTTCTCATTGTTCATCTCACCAACCTCCTTACATGATTGTACAATCATTAATGTATAAGGTGACGACATCTTCTAGAAGTATTTTCATAAGCACACAAATATCACATAATGATGAGGACGTGTATCCACATGTAAACCATACTATGACAGTAAAGAAGACAACTTCAACTACCATTAATGAGGTAGATGGGATTTCAAACCCTAAGGGACCCTCACAATTATTATAACTTGGATAGTTATAGTTTATAGGGGATATTTCTCTATGCCTCCCAAGAACATTTTCACACATGTAAGGACTATTCCAAGCATGATTTGAGGGGAAATGATGTTTGATTAATATGGGTATCCCCAAAGTGGATCGATTTTGGGATGGAGGCCATTGTTGGAAGTTTTGATGTCGCTTCTAGGTGTATAATTGTTTGAAAGAAAACATGAAGGGGGTTTATTAAAAAAACCCACAAACAAGCCCTAACCAAAAATCATTGTGAGCACTTGTTTATGTATTTAGATCCAAGGACAAAAAACCATGGGTTTGTAGAGATTGAAGGACAAAAACCCTCTAGATATTGTGCCAAAATTCATGTTTGAGATTTAATGGTGGTGGTTACCAATAACATCAAGTAACTCAACACTAAGCATTGCCAAGTATGAATCCTTGCAGTTTCCATTATATTGTCATGTTGTTGTAACATGTAGGTCATGTCCTCAATTCTTTAATGTAAGGGTAGTTTAGGAAGCTCTTATTCAATCATTGATGACTTTATAAATATGAAACCTACTCCTATTATAAAAATGGTGTTTTGAATATGATTTGGCTAAAATTGGTAATTGTATATGAAGCTAGGTTATACGTTATTTTATGAGTTTATCTATTTATATGAATGTGAAGTATTGTTTTGGGTTTGCTAGATACGAGTAGAATTTAGATTATTGTTCTTCATTTTatggtaaaaaaaaaaagtttaaagtgTAATATTGAACTAGTAAAACTACAAAcgttaatataatatattttactaTTAAACATTAATATAATCTAGGGTTTATAAGGTCACATTTTCAGATAATTAAGttgaaaattaaataacaatttttaTCTCTTAATGTTTAGGGTTTCTAATGCTTTTTTGAACACATTTAatttttcacaaaataatagtgcTAATATTAGTATGAGACATTGCAATTGTATTAGAGCTATTGTTTGTACCATCTTATGAATCATGGGATCATTCTTTAAAATTTTAGTGTATGGTGGAGTGATATCTTCAAGCTCCAATAGTAACGTGAACAAAGGAGATGACTCAAAGTAGAGGATATGGCAGTTGGATTTGTTGATAGACCCCCTGACCCACTTTTCTTAACATAAAAGATGAAGAGATTGCTATTAGTTTATATATATTGTAGAGTAGGAAAAGTGAACCGCTTTGAAAGGTGCTCAATGCTCTTGAGGACTCACTAACCTCCTCTCCACTCGTAGCAACCTTCGAAGTCCTCAAACTTCTAAAGTTAACTCACTATAATTAAATGGAAGTATGAAACTAACTgattttgatagataaaaatattatattcattaaaTACATAGATAGGTCTCAACAACtaaaggcctaatgaggtacccatgtacaaaaagaGGTCTCTTAATGCAACAATATCTCATAaacgaagaaaaggagaaaaaacaagtgggagaaAACCACGAGagcttcattggctaggcaatattgtatcacgtgcattcatattgggggggtttaatatcccaaaaatgagggtgcaatatattgtctATCGATGAAAATAAGGGGATTTTAATTTCGGCtgtgaaaaaatacaatatttggtgaaaatagggggcttttaattcgggctgtgtattgggagggggtgacaaaaaaagagtttagCGCAATATATTTTGAAAATAGGGGTATTCTTGTGTATGCCATGAACGcatgtgctataacctaggttcactaagtgaatcccctgtggagaaaactcctctctaaaagagagaaaaagagaatgaaggactaagaagcctacAAAAATGCCTCAAAAGAATAGGAACACGAAGAACATCCtctgaagcatgaagaagttgtAGACAACTATCAAAAGAGAATTTTCTATAGTGTTGAGTGAAGAACCTCCTCTAAAATCAAGATGATGACcaggatcaagaagacaagaatctGAATGAGTGCCACCAAACACTCCATGAacaattagatggcaaacaaattGGTTGTCAAATATATGGATGGCACATGAATTTGCATGAGTGATCCCAgcaacactactcaaccatgcaagagtaAACTACTAGTAGAAAATACATGAGCCAATAGTTTGAAGAACATTGATCAATAGAGGATAATTCGCCTCTACAAAACTAGAACGCAAGATTTTCTAACTCCAAAGTGAAACCAAAGAAGCATTAGCATCAATAGTAgactatagcgtcctaaaattgcgacacttgcaatttcgactgcatttcggtcttcacgatggcgacgcaacacgcaacctgaatggagaccccaaaacttgctcacgacactgaaaactgcatttttcatgcaccctggcctaaacctcctttgcaccccgctgtcctggaggtgggaccagagcgcccagtgccctggtccctcaggaccaaggcgcccagcgccctggtcctccaggaccatggcgcccagcgccctggtccctgggtcctattttgggcccggtctcctaagtgatatcgggtctttttgattgcaatttggaaatatacttccctggtcggcctaaggtcgggaaaatcagtctatcagccctaaatgacaagtatataaactacattttcctctctcattcgatatgatggaaaaggcgtggaaactatactcaagcattcaagcaatcaatcatttcaagtctccattcaaggctaagtgttgcattcaagacaaggattcaaccattgaagaggagatcacttattacatgctacatactacaacatacaacatctaaaccttcgcacataaggataccaacatccttagaacaaggtattagtacttgttttacattacagtcatttacatttacagctcttgctcatttcttggttaattccaaaaccggggtttgacctaaaggcaaacccctaatccctaaccccccatcgtcttcgcttttctgtgtgtaggttgcaggtacgcggctgagattgaagatctggaatccttgtgcagagacgaaccaatcccccttcgtttcgcggatttttcggaggaccgtggcgccgggcgccatcgtcccgacagctttttctcaaatttgcaggacagcgccgtatcgacattttactgctaattccaggtctgcagcttcatcctataacctaaactcagtttataagcgaatctttatgactttctatgcatccttagcttaatttccttaatcaacattctttacaaaagagggtagctttgctttccaaacccttgaaattcatctagcatccaatcttaccttgtgtgggattggatcttatgagtttcaacccctcttttgaatgtaaagtcttccccctaagtgaaaacccatcgaatcctagcgaacctcccttctctctcctcagagttggaagaggggagaacaactagggttcgacagcgattttccgctttacattttggtgaacccgacgtgaacatcctttctgattttttatgcttagatctgaaaaattgattatatttccatgtttgatcttttgcaaaattttagaggtgattgcataaaaaccctaaattttctttttgaacattgaacttgcgaaatgtttaattgttaatgcttgcttcagatctgcttttctattacaaattatcaattcatatctgtactttaattttgaaaattaagtggttaaatgtcaaaaccctaatttttgaaaccctcttaattcaacctttgtccgacaatttgaccgatcaaaacatctccaaatcagctgtaactttggattctgcaataaaatcacaatatctttcatccctgaaaatttggaaaaaagttgcgaggaccgtgttgcactccgagcgccatcgtccccgacattttttccaaaatttcgggagcgagatcttgctgtattttcctgctaaaatccagaattttggctgattttgtcaattataacactttcaaaattacagtcaaagttggtcttgtgattgcttggtttaaggcttctaatcattcaaaaatcattgaaattgaaattttgtgtcaaaattgtgttcttactgtcctaaatctgaaaagtgtgtttgcattcattcgaaatttcagtgctttattcaaattcttgcaatttgtgacttttgaaattaagtgcttaattacaacaaccttgatttccgctttcaaaattgaattttgtgtgaaattgagtcaatttttaaaattcaaaacttgcactgcttttgacattccctctaaaatcataaaattcaaaatttcagtttccctctctttttcaaaattcaaattttgcatttttcgacaatcttgatagggttcaattttgagattgcaactttaatttggcctatctacagatcgtaaaatcactcaattttttcagattagctctaaaatcatcatacctttcatccctgcaaatttcgaaaaaagttgcaaggaccgtgttgcactccgagcgccacggtcccgaacattttttccaaaatttcgggagactgttgtgattgcatttaacagcttaaatctggaagattggctgtttttactgaaaattgctacctctaaattcaaaatcttttctctctctctagtgcatgagtttttacaacaacaagtcctacttacactattcccgttagacgaagccgtagaattaagtctttccaaggtttaactaccgaggagatggaacctaatttgagtagcctttttaacgaggacatgggtaattcctctaatcctccgaatgatgaagaagctctccatgaagtttccgttgaacaactttccaaattggataaccaatttgacgattttcaccagtggatgtctcatgagtatcccgatagtcaagctcttcctttaattgagggtctaaaacgcatgcttcaaagtgataagaatggaattgatgttttgcgtggtattgcacacattgtggattcgaatgtgatgcctatgaagagttgtgctgaatctttaggttatacacaacctcctacacaagttaatcattctattcctttgaccactcctattgctagtatacctacctttacatcaaacatcatggctacttctatacaagacattcctcctgtgattaccagtcatgggggcaatcctccttcttcagttaatcctcttccttcattcaatccaacttcttcgtacattccttcaatgagtgttcctattacatcttcacaaatgaacatgacgcaagggggcaattcatttaaccattccattcctccttgtagtgttcctcc contains the following coding sequences:
- the LOC131043875 gene encoding expansin-like A1; its protein translation is MEFKTLCCAGLMLMFFFPTVFCCDRCLHKSKVSYYSSSQTVNGACGYESFATALNRGNVATASAKIYREGVGCGGCYQIRCTDPAICSKSGVKVVVSDFTRSNQTDFVLPSSTFSMLAQPTKSSMLVKMGIVDIEYKRMPCEYPGKNMTVKIDKISNYPNFLAVQFLYQGGQTDIMGVEVAPVGTSNWKFMTRNHGAVWSMQQPPEGPMSLRLHVTSGYDGFWVWAKGAVLPSDWKVGSIYDSGVQIKEIAQEGCSPCDSQDWDLSL